The proteins below are encoded in one region of Doryrhamphus excisus isolate RoL2022-K1 chromosome 4, RoL_Dexc_1.0, whole genome shotgun sequence:
- the vgll4l gene encoding vestigial like 4 like isoform X1, whose amino-acid sequence MAVTNFHYITRMSSGFKVYILEGQPHLRSEDRYRHMTNERARTPAVYPIKRKRSHERCLTLEERRERVLSRSNGKAAQRSADAPAPVPVQVPVPAPAAMFNSPQSPTSTWSPTPSPTSPLPAHLYYAPVMDEPLALIKKPRKDSESTEAKTKNPPTTQIQMRPSVITCVSSLRNPTCKSDVHQSQSSVISKCNYDHVVEEHFQRSLGANYQKAHSQQLSISVSVDDHFAKALGDKWLQIKSKSSSCSSTPPSSPSITHSPAYRQSPHPSHKESTSNSSPTSSHWSVN is encoded by the exons ATGGCCGTGACCAACTTCCACTACATTACACGCATGAGCAGTGGCTTCAAGGTCTACATTTTAGAAG GTCAGCCTCACCTGAGGAGTGAAGACAGATACAGACATATGACAAACGAACGGGCTCGAACCCCAGCAGTGTATCCCATCAAACGCAAGCGCAGCCATGAAAGATGTCTAACTCTGGAGGAACG GCGAGAGCGGGTGTTGAGCAGAAGCAATGGAAAAGCCGCCCAGAGATCAGCGGACGCACCGGCACCAGTACCAGTACAAGTACCAGTACCAGCACCAGCAGCAATGTTTAACAGCCCTCAAAGTCCCACATCAACTTGGAGCCCAACACCCAGTCCCACCAGCCCTCTGCCAGCTCATCTGTACTACGCCCCAGTCATGGATGAACCTCTTGCCCTCATCAAGAAACCAAGAAAGGATTCCGAGAGCACAGAggccaaaacaaaaaaccctCCCACCACTCAGATTCAG ATGCGTCCCTCCGTGATCACCTGTGTGTCCTCATTAAGAAACCCCACCTGTAAATCTGATGTCCACCAGAGCCAGTCATCAG TGATCTCCAAATGCAACTATGATCATGTGGTCGAGGAACATTTCCAGAGGAGTCTCGGAGCGAATTACCAGAAAGCTCACTCCCAGCAGCTCTCCATCAGCGTGTCGGTCGATGACCACTTCGCTAAGGCTTTGGGAGATAAGTGGCTACAGATTAAGTCCAAgtcttcctcctgctcctccacgCCTCCTAGCAGTCCAAGCATTACTCACTCCCCGGCCTACAGGCAAAGCCCACATCCGTCCCATAAAGAATCCACAAGCAACTCATCGCCGACCTCCAGCCACTGGTCTGTCAATTGA
- the vgll4l gene encoding vestigial like 4 like isoform X2: MLIILKERRAGQPHLRSEDRYRHMTNERARTPAVYPIKRKRSHERCLTLEERRERVLSRSNGKAAQRSADAPAPVPVQVPVPAPAAMFNSPQSPTSTWSPTPSPTSPLPAHLYYAPVMDEPLALIKKPRKDSESTEAKTKNPPTTQIQMRPSVITCVSSLRNPTCKSDVHQSQSSVISKCNYDHVVEEHFQRSLGANYQKAHSQQLSISVSVDDHFAKALGDKWLQIKSKSSSCSSTPPSSPSITHSPAYRQSPHPSHKESTSNSSPTSSHWSVN, translated from the exons ATGTTGATTATACTAAAAGAGCGCCGTGCAG GTCAGCCTCACCTGAGGAGTGAAGACAGATACAGACATATGACAAACGAACGGGCTCGAACCCCAGCAGTGTATCCCATCAAACGCAAGCGCAGCCATGAAAGATGTCTAACTCTGGAGGAACG GCGAGAGCGGGTGTTGAGCAGAAGCAATGGAAAAGCCGCCCAGAGATCAGCGGACGCACCGGCACCAGTACCAGTACAAGTACCAGTACCAGCACCAGCAGCAATGTTTAACAGCCCTCAAAGTCCCACATCAACTTGGAGCCCAACACCCAGTCCCACCAGCCCTCTGCCAGCTCATCTGTACTACGCCCCAGTCATGGATGAACCTCTTGCCCTCATCAAGAAACCAAGAAAGGATTCCGAGAGCACAGAggccaaaacaaaaaaccctCCCACCACTCAGATTCAG ATGCGTCCCTCCGTGATCACCTGTGTGTCCTCATTAAGAAACCCCACCTGTAAATCTGATGTCCACCAGAGCCAGTCATCAG TGATCTCCAAATGCAACTATGATCATGTGGTCGAGGAACATTTCCAGAGGAGTCTCGGAGCGAATTACCAGAAAGCTCACTCCCAGCAGCTCTCCATCAGCGTGTCGGTCGATGACCACTTCGCTAAGGCTTTGGGAGATAAGTGGCTACAGATTAAGTCCAAgtcttcctcctgctcctccacgCCTCCTAGCAGTCCAAGCATTACTCACTCCCCGGCCTACAGGCAAAGCCCACATCCGTCCCATAAAGAATCCACAAGCAACTCATCGCCGACCTCCAGCCACTGGTCTGTCAATTGA
- the slc20a1a gene encoding sodium-dependent phosphate transporter 1-A, producing MDSTTPAALAAASTTVALASQSDMSGHLWLLVLGFIIAFILAFSVGANDVANSFGTAVGSGVVTLRQACILATVFETVGSVLLGAKVSETIRKGIIDVQMYNGSEHVLMAGSISAMFGSAVWQLVASLLRLPISGTHCIVGATIGYSLVARGHYGVKWLELLRIVASWFLSPMMSGTLSGILFYFVRKFILNKADPLPNGLRALPLFYAITIGINLFSIMFTGAPLLGFDRVPWWGTVCISMGFGVITALVVWLVVCPHLKKKIKQETGAALMEKNTEPHGQAMTVSIPCPPQPQTHSQSSQNVAFKLGGSEEAGLDMETKDLDVGTGLNGTVGTMMITDPHSGRSHAIHKDSGLYKDLLHKLHVAKVGDCIGDSDTEERPIRRNNSYTSYTMAIYGIQGEARNKDADDWRRRSRMGSYSSYSSAMTRGSSFKNPSVTQEAVWEHPPEEDELELDKPAVSSLFQFLQILTACFGSFAHGGNDVSNAIGPLVALWLLYESGSVDSNAPTPIWLLLYGGVGICMGLWVWGRRVIQTMGKDLTPITPSSGFSIELASALTVVVASNVGLPVSTTHCKVGSVVAVGWLRSRKSVDWHLFRNIFIAWFVTVPISGLISAAIMALFVHVIL from the exons ATGGATTCCACCACGCCAGCGGCCCTTGCTGCTGCCAGCACCACAGTGGCTCTGGCCTCTCAGTCGGACATGTCCGGCCACTTGTGGCTTTTGGTGTTGGGCTTCATAATCGCCTTCATTCTGGCCTTCTCTGTGGGGGCCAACGATGTGGCCAACTCCTTTGGTACGGCAGTCGGCTCTGGGGTGGTCACCTTGCGGCAGGCCTGCATCCTGGCTACCGTCTTTGAGACGGTGGGCTCAGTCCTGCTGGGGGCCAAAGTCAGTGAGACCATCCGAAAGGGCATCATCGACGTCCAAATGTACAACGGCTCTGAACATGTCCTGATGGCAGGGTCAATAAGTGCAATGTTTG GCTCTGCTGTGTGGCAGCTGGTTGCATCATTACTGAGGCTCCCCATTTCTGGAACTCACTGTATTGTTGGAGCGACAATAGGTTATTCTCTGGTAGCCAGAGGTCACTACGGGGTCAAATGGCTGGAGCTTCTCCGCATTG TGGCATCCTGGTTCCTGTCACCAATGATGTCTGGTACATTGTCAGGAATTCTATTTTACTTTGTTCGCAAATTCATTCTTAACAAG GCTGACCCGTTGCCCAATGGCCTTCGAGCTCTTCCATTGTTCTACGCCATTACCATTGGCATCAACCTGTTCTCCATTATGTTTACAGGAGCGCCAT TGTTGGGTTTTGACAGAGTGCCATGGTGGGGTACGGTGTGCATCTCAATGGGCTTTGGGGTCATCACAGCATTGGTGGTTTGGTTGGTTGTCTGTCCGCacctgaagaaaaaaatcaaac AAGAAACAGGTGCTGCTCTGATGGAGAAGAACACTGAACCACATGGTCAAGCAATGACTGTGTCGATACCCTGTCCTCCCCAACCTCAGACCCATTCACAAAGCAGTCAGAATGTAGCTTTCAAACTTGGAGGCTCAGAGGAGGCTGGTTTAGACATGGAGACCAAAGACCTGGATGTCGGTACTG GACTAAACGGCACTGTTGGTACAATGATGATCACAGACCCTCACAGTGGACGGTCGCATGCAATTCACAAAGACTCAGGTCTCTACAAAGACTTGCTTCACAAGCTCCATGTGGCCAAAGTGGGTGACTGTATTGGTGACAGTGACACGGAGGAGCGGCCCATTCGGAGAAACAACAGCTACACCTCCTACACAATGGCCATCTATGGCATCCAGGGAGAGGCCAGGAATAAAGACGCAGATGACTGGAGGAGGAGGTCCAGAATGGGCAGCTACAGCAGCTACAGCTCAGCAATGACTAGAGGAAGTTCTTTCAAGAATCCGAGTGTGACGCAGGAGGCTGTTTGGGAGCATCCTCCCGAGGAAGATGAGCTGGAGCTCGACAAACCGGCTGTTTCTTCACTTTTTCAATTCCTCCAGATACTAACGGCATGCTTTGGTTCTTTTGCTCATGGCGGGAATGATGTCAG CAATGCTATCGGCCCACTTGTCGCCCTCTGGCTTCTATATGAAAGTGGTTCCGTGGATTCCAATGCACCGACACCTATCTGGCTACTGCTTTATGGCGGAGTAGGCATTTGCATGGGGCTCTGGGTGTGGGGCCGCAGGGTCATCCAGACCATGGGCAAAGACCTTACTCCCATTACACCCTCTAG TGGCTTCAGCATCGAGTTGGCCTCCGCCCTCACGGTTGTTGTGGCATCAAATGTTGGTCTTCCTGTCAGCACGACACACTGCAAG GTGGGATCCGTAGTCGCTGTAGGATGGCTGCGCTCAAGGAAATCGGTGGACTGGCATCTGTTCAGAAATATATTTATTGCCTGGTTTGTCACTGTTCCGATCTCAGGCCTCATCAGTGCTGCTATCATGGCTCTGTTTGTGCACGTCATTCTGTGA